One window of the Pyrus communis chromosome 17, drPyrComm1.1, whole genome shotgun sequence genome contains the following:
- the LOC137723053 gene encoding O-fucosyltransferase 30-like, producing MNLFTRNRPTTRPWPLRRHSSSASPLLYLTLLFSLLLFLSYFFSLTPDSLFIKTSLSISPNCPSFGGQKFIWYAPHSGFSNQLTEFKNALLMAAILNRTLVVPPVLDHHAVALGSCPKFRVLSPDEIRISVWNHTIELIRSGRYVSVADIVDISSLVSSSLVRVVDLRVFLSSWCNVNVDFTCYNELDARASVFDRLQQCRSLLSGMDGDAKCSYAVNEDCRTTVWTYQNGNEDGALDSFQPDEQLKRKKKISYVRKQRDVYNALGPGSEAESAILLAFGSLFTAPYKGSQLHISIPEASSDRRIQTLIDKIEFLRFAPEIISAGKKYAYDTIKAPFLCAQLRLLDGQFKNHWNATFLKLKQTLDALTRSPPPIHIFVMTDLPESNWTGTYLRELVEDLRQFKLFFLKEKDELIIQTAKQIVDASHGLKLGTVPKNHDGTDQFKKVCPPGLPDVLLYIEQTICSCASLGFVGTAGSTIADIIESMRKFGVCSS from the exons ATGAATCTCTTCACCAGAAACAGACCCACAACGCGACCATGGCCTCTCAGAAGACACTCCTCCTCCGCCTCCCCTCTCCTCTACCTGACCCTCCTCTtctccctcctcctcttcctctcctaCTTCTTCTCCCTCACTCCCGATTCCCTCTTCATCAAGACCTCACTTTCCATTTCGCCAAATTGCCCCTCCTTCGGAGGACAAAAGTTCATCTGGTACGCTCCCCACAGTGGCTTCAGCAACCAGCTTACTGAGTTCAAGAACGCCCTTCTCATGGCCGCCATTCTGAACCGGACCTTGGTCGTCCCTCCAGTTCTCGATCACCACGCGGTTGCTCTCGGCAGTTGCCCAAAGTTTCGGGTTTTGAGCCCTGATGAGATCAGGATTTCGGTCTGGAATCATACGATTGAGCTCATTCGTAGTGGGAG GTATGTTTCCGTGgctgacattgttgatatatcaTCATTAGTTTCTTCTTCGTTAGTTCGAGTTGTAGATTTACGGGTTTTCTTATCCTCATGGTGCAATGTGAATGTAGATTTTACTTGCTACAATGAGTTGGATGCACGGGCCTCTGTGTTTGATAGACTACAGCAATGTAGGTCTCTTCTATCTGGGATGGATGGTGACGCAAAGTGTTCATATGCTGTTAACGAAGACTGCAGAACTACCGTTTGGACATACCAAAATGGTAATGAGGACGGGGCATTGGATTCTTTCCAGCCGGATGAACAActaaagaggaaaaagaaaatttcatatGTTAGGAAGCAGCGAGATGTATATAACGCTCTTGGACCTGGTTCTGAAGCTGAATCGGCTATTCTGCTGGCATTTGGGAGTCTTTTCACTGCTCCTTACAAAGGTTCGCAGCTACACATTAGTATCCCTGAAGCTTCGAGTGATCGAAGGATACAAACGTTGATTGACAAGATTGAATTCCTTCGATTTGCCCCAGAAATCATAAGTGCAGGAAAGAAGTATGCTTATGATACTATAAAGGCTCCTTTTCTTTGTGCACAGCTCAGATTGCTAGACGGGCAGTTCAAGAACCACTGGAATGCTACTTTTTTGAAGCTAAAACAAACACTGGATGCTTTGACACGGAGCCCTCCCCCTATTCATATTTTTGTGATGACTGATCTTCCTGAAAGTAACTGGACAGGAACTTATTTGAGGGAATTGGTTGAAGATTTGCGTCAGTTTAAACTGTTCTTTCTGAAAGAAAAAGACGAGTTGATAATACAAACTGCTAAACAAATTGTGGATGCAAGTCATGGCTTGAAGCTTGGGACTGTCCCAAAGAATCATGATGGAACCGATCAGTTTAAGAAGGTTTGCCCTCCAGGATTGCCTGATGTTCTTCTATACATAGAGCAAACAATTTGTAGTTGTGCTTCTCTTGGATTTGTTGGGACTGCAGGGTCAACTATTGCAGACATTATAGAGTCGATGAGGAAGTTTGGTGTATGTTCTAGCTAA